Proteins encoded within one genomic window of Haladaptatus sp. QDMS2:
- a CDS encoding sulfatase: MTATKHKNIVIVVMDTVRKDALSVYNANRSTSPNLEQFAANAVVFDQAVSPAPWTLPVHASLFTGEYPSQHGASQETPYLADSITLADTLSNEGYSTACFTSNAWITPYTGLTSGFAVQDNFFEVLPGDFISGPLAKCWQVFNDNSTLRSVTNRLVELGNDIHEHLAQGDGADSKTPAVVDKAIDFIDRTEGPSFTFVNLMDAHLPYYPPEEYRELYAPDVDPTEVCQNSKEYNSGARDIDDDEWEAIRGLYAAEIRHLDAELGRLLDWLRENDEEDTLVAVCADHGELHGEHGLYGHEFGIYDPLVNVPLMVSHPDLEAGERDDQVELLDLYHTVLDHAGVSPREPAVPLDRRRSLLSADYRDFAGGEYAFIEYDQPVIELSQLETKASNVGITLDENSRYYSRMRGVRRADAKFIQNEGLPDELYFIDDDPEELHDRAGRDRTAERELESALSDFEATTGSNWTAQTDSDGSIDEMSVEAKSRLRELGYLE; encoded by the coding sequence ATGACCGCAACTAAGCACAAAAACATCGTCATCGTCGTGATGGACACCGTCCGGAAGGACGCCCTGTCCGTGTACAACGCCAACCGTTCGACCTCACCGAACCTCGAACAGTTCGCAGCAAACGCCGTCGTCTTCGACCAGGCCGTCTCGCCTGCGCCGTGGACGCTTCCGGTCCACGCCTCGCTGTTTACGGGCGAGTATCCGAGTCAGCACGGGGCGAGTCAGGAAACGCCGTACCTCGCGGATTCGATAACGCTCGCGGACACGCTCTCGAACGAGGGCTACTCGACCGCGTGTTTCACGTCGAACGCGTGGATTACGCCGTACACCGGTCTCACCAGCGGGTTCGCCGTCCAGGACAACTTCTTCGAAGTGCTCCCGGGCGACTTCATTTCGGGACCGCTCGCGAAGTGCTGGCAGGTCTTCAACGACAACTCGACGCTGCGCTCTGTCACCAATCGCCTCGTCGAACTCGGAAACGACATTCACGAACACCTCGCGCAGGGCGATGGCGCGGACTCGAAGACGCCGGCCGTCGTGGACAAAGCCATCGACTTCATCGACCGGACGGAAGGCCCCTCCTTTACGTTCGTGAACCTGATGGACGCCCACCTGCCGTACTACCCGCCCGAGGAGTACCGGGAACTGTACGCCCCTGACGTCGACCCGACCGAGGTGTGTCAGAACTCGAAGGAGTACAACTCCGGAGCGCGAGACATCGACGACGACGAGTGGGAGGCGATTCGCGGCCTCTACGCCGCGGAAATCCGCCACCTCGACGCCGAACTCGGTCGCCTGCTCGATTGGCTTCGCGAGAACGACGAGGAGGACACGCTCGTCGCTGTCTGCGCGGACCACGGCGAACTTCACGGCGAACACGGCCTCTACGGCCACGAGTTCGGAATTTACGACCCGCTCGTGAACGTCCCGCTCATGGTCTCCCACCCCGACCTCGAGGCCGGGGAACGTGACGACCAGGTCGAACTGCTCGACCTCTACCACACGGTACTCGACCACGCCGGCGTCTCGCCGCGCGAACCGGCGGTTCCGCTCGACCGTCGCCGGTCGCTTCTCTCGGCCGACTACCGCGATTTCGCCGGTGGCGAGTACGCCTTCATCGAGTACGACCAGCCGGTCATCGAACTGTCGCAACTCGAAACCAAGGCGTCGAACGTGGGCATCACGCTCGACGAGAACTCTCGGTACTACTCGCGGATGCGCGGGGTGCGTCGCGCTGACGCGAAGTTCATACAGAACGAAGGGCTTCCGGACGAACTGTACTTCATCGACGACGACCCCGAAGAACTGCACGACCGTGCGGGCCGAGACCGCACGGCGGAACGCGAACTCGAGTCGGCGCTCTCCGATTTCGAAGCGACGACCGGGTCGAACTGGACGGCCCAGACCGATTCGGACGGGTCGATAGACGAGATGAGCGTCGAGGCGAAATCTCGCCTTCGGGAACTCGGCTACCTCGAATAA
- the argS gene encoding arginine--tRNA ligase encodes MFLSFRADVQAALSDALTQLSLPAEDLGIEEPPEDVDAVLASSASFRLASEAGAPPPKIAQDIADAIDTDPYEYLASVETLGPYLNFLPTEKYYEGTLDAAQGDDYGRLEPTGDSVVVEHTSANPSGPIHVGRARNPIIGDALSRVLDFAGNDVETHYYVNDAGRQMAVFTWAYETFDEEDLDEEPERDSPEYDLVRYYRKGNAFLEGADPEAVEEAEAEIAAILQGIEEGDEDTYERVQYVVDTVLGGMKNTLERLPAEFDRFVKETTFMRDGSCDDVVTRLKESEYAVFEDDAWQLELDEFGIEKNLVFLRSDGTSLYTTRDLAHHEWKFENFDRAVTLLGEDHKLQADQLKYALDILGNDTSKLQSIHYSWVNLPEGGMSTRRGTGIDLDDLLDEAIARARDEVESRLDTRLRDDELTEEDIQRIAEQVGIGAVRYDIVSKQPTKGITFEWEQALDFEAQSAPYVQYVHARACGILDEADVPTEIDASVLSTEPERALIRQIARFPAVIEEAAEELRPHIVATYTREFAEAFNRFYRECPVLSEEDETVRSARLALVAASRTTIANALSVLGIAAPTSM; translated from the coding sequence ATGTTCCTCTCATTTCGGGCAGACGTGCAAGCGGCCCTGTCCGACGCGCTCACCCAGCTTTCGCTTCCGGCGGAGGACCTGGGAATCGAAGAGCCACCCGAAGACGTAGACGCCGTGCTGGCGTCGAGCGCCTCGTTTCGCCTCGCGAGCGAAGCGGGCGCACCACCGCCGAAAATCGCCCAGGACATCGCCGACGCCATCGACACCGACCCCTACGAGTACCTCGCATCGGTGGAGACACTTGGCCCGTACCTGAACTTCCTCCCGACCGAGAAGTACTACGAGGGAACCCTCGACGCCGCCCAGGGCGACGACTACGGCCGCCTCGAACCGACCGGCGACTCTGTCGTCGTCGAGCACACGAGCGCCAATCCGTCGGGACCGATTCACGTCGGCCGCGCCCGCAATCCCATCATCGGAGACGCACTCAGTCGCGTCCTCGACTTCGCCGGTAACGACGTGGAGACCCACTACTACGTAAACGACGCGGGCCGCCAGATGGCCGTGTTCACGTGGGCCTACGAGACGTTCGACGAGGAGGACCTGGATGAGGAACCAGAACGCGACAGCCCCGAATACGACCTCGTGCGCTACTACCGCAAGGGCAACGCCTTCTTAGAGGGGGCAGACCCGGAGGCAGTCGAGGAAGCAGAAGCCGAAATCGCGGCCATCCTGCAAGGTATCGAGGAGGGCGACGAGGACACCTACGAGCGCGTCCAGTACGTCGTCGACACCGTCCTCGGCGGCATGAAGAACACGCTGGAGCGGCTGCCGGCCGAGTTCGACCGCTTCGTCAAGGAGACTACCTTCATGCGCGATGGCTCCTGCGACGACGTGGTCACCCGCCTGAAGGAGTCAGAATACGCCGTCTTCGAAGACGACGCGTGGCAACTCGAACTCGACGAGTTCGGCATCGAGAAGAACCTCGTCTTCCTGCGCTCTGACGGCACTTCGCTGTACACGACGCGCGACCTCGCCCACCACGAGTGGAAGTTCGAGAACTTCGACCGCGCCGTGACGCTCCTGGGTGAAGATCACAAACTGCAGGCAGACCAGCTCAAGTATGCCCTCGACATCCTCGGCAACGACACGAGCAAACTCCAGTCGATTCACTACTCGTGGGTCAACCTCCCCGAAGGCGGCATGAGCACCCGCCGCGGGACGGGCATCGACTTAGACGACCTGTTAGACGAGGCCATCGCTCGCGCCCGCGACGAGGTCGAATCCCGCCTCGACACCCGCCTGCGCGACGACGAACTCACCGAAGAAGACATCCAGCGCATCGCAGAACAGGTCGGCATCGGCGCGGTTCGCTACGACATCGTCTCGAAACAGCCAACGAAGGGCATCACGTTCGAGTGGGAACAGGCCCTCGACTTCGAAGCCCAGAGTGCGCCGTACGTCCAGTACGTCCACGCTCGCGCGTGTGGCATCTTAGACGAGGCCGACGTGCCGACAGAAATCGATGCCAGTGTGCTCTCGACCGAACCGGAACGCGCACTCATCCGGCAGATTGCCCGGTTCCCCGCCGTCATCGAAGAAGCCGCCGAGGAACTGCGCCCACACATCGTGGCGACCTACACCCGCGAGTTCGCAGAGGCGTTCAACCGCTTCTACCGCGAGTGCCCAGTGCTCTCAGAGGAGGACGAAACGGTGCGGTCGGCGCGTCTCGCGCTCGTCGCCGCCTCCCGGACGACCATCGCGAACGCTCTCTCCGTGCTCGGGATTGCCGCGCCGACGTCGATGTGA
- a CDS encoding lysylphosphatidylglycerol synthase transmembrane domain-containing protein translates to MPSPPDTQAAGGDPTAQPPSTLAFDRKTILKIGIGFLVAVAALYLVGKASGLRAVEESLIYGDHQWLVVACLSTFLGLVAWSKVWQIVLSIVGIEASLPRVTSTFFAGTFANYITPLGQVGGEPLIAYVISTEMDTNYENSLTSVVTADLLNLVPFFVFSVVGMGVLLVRAELPPVVQTSAYGLVALVVAVPVTSYIGWNHRTGVKRAVAAVVRPVARFTDRMQVDSLLARVDRFYETLDVIATAPRRLAYALVFSFVGWVFFVLPLYFSGLVLGVSLDLWLVLFIVPASTLAGFVPTPGGLGGVEVALVALLVGIVALPASQAFALAVLYRVASYWFTLAVAIVPTFYAIARA, encoded by the coding sequence GTGCCCTCACCACCAGACACACAGGCGGCCGGCGGCGACCCCACAGCGCAACCGCCGTCGACGCTCGCGTTCGACCGGAAGACCATTCTCAAAATCGGGATCGGTTTTCTCGTCGCCGTCGCGGCGCTCTACCTCGTCGGGAAGGCGTCGGGGCTCCGGGCCGTCGAAGAGTCGCTGATTTACGGCGACCACCAGTGGCTCGTCGTGGCTTGTCTCTCGACGTTCCTCGGACTCGTCGCCTGGAGCAAGGTCTGGCAAATCGTTCTCTCCATCGTCGGCATCGAAGCGAGTCTGCCCCGCGTCACCTCGACGTTCTTCGCGGGCACGTTCGCGAACTACATCACCCCGCTCGGACAGGTGGGCGGCGAGCCGCTTATCGCCTACGTCATCTCGACAGAGATGGATACGAACTACGAGAACAGTCTGACGAGCGTGGTCACCGCAGACCTGTTGAACCTCGTCCCATTTTTCGTCTTCTCGGTGGTCGGCATGGGCGTCCTCCTCGTCAGGGCGGAACTCCCGCCGGTCGTCCAGACGTCGGCCTACGGGCTCGTTGCGCTCGTCGTGGCCGTGCCGGTGACGAGTTACATCGGGTGGAATCACCGGACCGGGGTCAAGCGGGCGGTTGCAGCCGTCGTACGCCCCGTCGCACGCTTCACAGACCGCATGCAGGTGGACAGCCTTCTCGCCCGCGTCGACCGCTTTTACGAGACGCTCGACGTCATCGCGACGGCACCGCGCCGTCTCGCCTACGCCCTCGTCTTCTCGTTCGTCGGCTGGGTGTTCTTCGTCCTGCCGCTCTACTTCTCCGGGCTGGTCCTCGGCGTCTCGCTCGACCTGTGGCTCGTCCTCTTTATCGTCCCGGCGAGCACACTCGCCGGATTCGTTCCGACCCCCGGGGGCCTCGGCGGCGTGGAAGTCGCACTCGTTGCGCTCCTCGTCGGCATCGTCGCCCTCCCCGCGAGCCAAGCGTTCGCGCTCGCAGTCCTCTATCGCGTCGCGAGTTACTGGTTTACCCTCGCCGTCGCCATCGTCCCGACCTTCTACGCAATCGCGAGAGCATAA
- a CDS encoding metal-dependent hydrolase gives MLDHTLYLVFAIATHGLVGYVLVRTLTTAPPAAGFLFAVAPDVDLFFHHLWTFPLVHRGLLHTPVFLGILAVSFLLVGASRRLLFALCVAFGSHLVIDSFTNAGILWLYPLTVEHYAYDVDIHSVAGNLAVWTVSLVVLVLDGHVLSRRS, from the coding sequence ATGCTGGACCACACGCTCTATCTCGTCTTCGCCATCGCGACTCACGGACTCGTCGGCTACGTGCTGGTTCGCACCCTGACCACCGCCCCGCCCGCAGCGGGTTTTCTGTTCGCTGTCGCTCCTGACGTGGACCTATTTTTTCACCACCTCTGGACGTTTCCGCTCGTCCATCGTGGCCTCCTCCACACTCCTGTATTCCTCGGAATACTGGCCGTCTCGTTCCTGCTGGTCGGCGCGTCCAGACGGCTGCTCTTCGCACTCTGTGTCGCCTTCGGGTCCCATCTCGTCATCGACTCGTTCACCAATGCGGGCATCCTGTGGCTGTACCCATTGACCGTCGAACACTACGCCTACGACGTCGATATTCACAGCGTTGCTGGCAACCTCGCCGTCTGGACCGTCTCGCTCGTCGTCCTGGTACTGGATGGTCACGTCCTCTCACGTCGAAGCTAA
- a CDS encoding DedA family protein yields the protein MFELSLIPPELGTLGLEIIQKYGMVALFVLFILEGAMLLFIAPSESLVPVAIASMSTTEEYALVIVLSVAGATIGQYALFTLAKRRGKEYLVENRWFRVDEARIDTYENWFGRWGPGIVLLSNTLPFVRGLFTVPAGVAELSDREFVAYSALGTLCFETILAFATLGVLSHFG from the coding sequence GTGTTTGAGCTTTCGCTCATTCCGCCAGAACTGGGGACGCTCGGCCTCGAAATCATCCAGAAGTACGGGATGGTCGCGCTGTTCGTCCTGTTCATCCTCGAAGGCGCGATGTTGCTGTTTATCGCGCCGAGCGAGAGCCTCGTCCCCGTCGCCATCGCCTCGATGTCCACGACCGAGGAGTACGCACTCGTCATCGTTCTCTCGGTGGCTGGAGCGACCATCGGACAGTACGCCTTGTTCACGCTCGCAAAGCGTCGCGGAAAGGAGTATCTCGTCGAAAACCGGTGGTTCCGGGTCGACGAAGCGCGCATCGACACGTACGAAAACTGGTTCGGGCGCTGGGGCCCGGGCATCGTCCTGCTCAGCAACACGCTCCCGTTCGTGCGCGGCCTGTTCACCGTCCCCGCGGGTGTCGCGGAACTGAGCGACCGAGAGTTCGTGGCCTATTCGGCGCTCGGAACGCTGTGTTTCGAGACCATCCTCGCGTTCGCCACCCTCGGCGTACTCAGCCACTTCGGCTAA
- a CDS encoding HTH domain-containing protein, with translation MSLALTRELEVEVYMRAFVPWEAQQRQREMVETLREYADGDTLADVSVNLWSSRVGVGDDTEEQTLRTVAEIERALCDAECSMEPFFKTRPGRSHEQEKLTLPIMCVLVRDQGEIRGVYPCSKPDGTESVPDLLEKLAAEQPLENLG, from the coding sequence ATGAGTCTCGCGCTCACGAGGGAACTGGAGGTGGAGGTGTACATGCGGGCGTTCGTGCCGTGGGAAGCACAGCAACGCCAGCGTGAAATGGTCGAAACACTGCGTGAATACGCAGACGGTGACACGCTCGCGGACGTATCTGTCAACCTGTGGAGCAGTCGCGTCGGCGTCGGTGACGACACCGAAGAGCAGACGCTCCGGACCGTCGCGGAGATCGAGCGGGCGCTCTGTGACGCAGAATGCTCGATGGAACCGTTCTTCAAGACGCGTCCCGGTCGGAGCCACGAGCAGGAGAAACTCACCCTGCCCATCATGTGCGTGTTGGTGCGCGACCAGGGTGAGATTCGCGGCGTCTACCCGTGTTCGAAACCCGACGGCACCGAGAGCGTGCCCGACCTGCTCGAGAAACTCGCGGCCGAACAGCCACTCGAGAATCTCGGCTGA
- a CDS encoding MarR family transcriptional regulator has translation MPHSNAFKYLPLLAALLVAIAFFPMVAVADQQIPKSVALSGSDGPPGTTDAALEFAVPTPMDADVDGDGVNQATETRLGTDSTASDTDGDGLEDGAERRHGTDPTQADTDGDGVDDGTEIHQSLDALAADTDGDGLTDREELDGPTDPTAVDTDGDGLSDGEERKQGTVATQPDTDGDGLTDSAEVKRTGSNPLVTDSDGDFLSDQSELSLGGDPTNWLSPITVPGTFAGFLFGVVLSVGISNRRLRPGRLLDGAVALHSRIERGDDAAQATTHSAEPVTEPSADEPSTDKPADTIYSDEAFIEHLLSASDGRLNQAAIVSQTDWSKSKVSRLLSAMADDGDVVKIQLGRENLICLPGAEPAIVRSTGRDDRRDSAPPTSFGNAANSE, from the coding sequence ATGCCTCACTCCAACGCGTTCAAATACCTCCCCCTGTTGGCGGCGCTACTCGTTGCCATCGCGTTTTTTCCGATGGTGGCAGTCGCAGACCAACAGATTCCGAAATCCGTCGCGCTCTCCGGTAGCGACGGGCCACCTGGCACGACTGACGCCGCGCTCGAATTCGCCGTCCCGACGCCGATGGACGCCGACGTTGACGGCGACGGCGTAAACCAGGCGACTGAGACTCGCCTCGGAACGGACTCCACCGCGAGTGACACCGATGGCGACGGACTCGAAGATGGCGCCGAACGACGCCACGGTACCGACCCGACGCAAGCGGACACGGACGGTGATGGCGTCGACGACGGAACCGAGATTCACCAGTCGCTCGACGCGCTGGCAGCCGATACGGACGGCGATGGGCTCACCGACCGCGAGGAACTGGACGGACCGACGGACCCGACGGCCGTCGATACCGACGGTGACGGCCTCAGCGACGGCGAAGAGCGAAAACAGGGAACGGTTGCGACCCAACCCGACACCGACGGCGATGGGCTGACTGACAGTGCCGAGGTGAAACGTACCGGGTCGAATCCGCTGGTCACCGACTCGGACGGTGACTTCCTGAGCGACCAGAGCGAACTGAGCCTCGGCGGCGACCCGACCAATTGGCTGTCCCCGATTACGGTTCCCGGCACCTTCGCTGGCTTCCTCTTCGGCGTGGTGCTTTCGGTCGGCATCTCGAATCGCCGGCTCCGGCCCGGTCGGCTCCTCGACGGAGCGGTTGCCCTCCACTCGCGAATCGAGCGCGGAGACGACGCCGCACAGGCCACAACGCACAGCGCCGAACCGGTTACCGAGCCTTCGGCGGACGAACCGTCCACCGACAAGCCAGCGGACACCATCTACTCCGACGAAGCCTTCATCGAACACCTCCTCTCCGCGAGCGACGGCCGACTAAACCAGGCGGCTATCGTCTCGCAAACCGACTGGTCCAAGTCGAAGGTTAGCCGCCTGTTATCGGCGATGGCAGACGACGGGGACGTGGTCAAAATCCAACTCGGCCGCGAGAACCTCATCTGTCTCCCGGGCGCGGAACCGGCCATCGTGAGATCCACTGGCCGAGACGACCGACGCGATTCGGCCCCGCCCACCTCGTTTGGCAACGCGGCTAACTCGGAGTAG
- a CDS encoding glycosyltransferase family 39 protein, with translation MATDKRTFEIARPDSLDADGYVWLLPAVLAGSLVHLIYLGTHPYPAFGAGLFLLMAEQVSHHGYALPSAIPHYASSIPFAYPPLMFYVVAALRDLTGADPLFISRVLPGLVTTTALVPCYLFVRELLDSGRKAGLATFVVAVSPPILQWHISAGGIVRAPAFLFLVSGLYTGLMLFKTRRPKWLVASLGLFSLTILTHPTYTIFFVLSYLCLFAGFSRTISGLRDGAIVGVGGLVLTVPWWGQVLATHGTAVFSGAAGTHGGLAQKVPAVLSDVVSTLVPGGPAISRGTHSAELVSIQPWFGDLSVVGFLQLVGGVVLFVGAAASLVIADEDTQSKLAAFVSAQVAATRGEFANLPVFGDGSHPRVTAFLLGWLFLTVTVVSQHRFAYLIHSILVAILVYEYLLPTLDDIAPRPTRQQVEFGVLLVLAVSCLSVGGLYAASQLDSHGGSASLPEFIDDSDAAAMSWAAENTDPSARFLVMGDAAEWFPQSTDRAITTGPWGIEWKGSGAYSTQLAQFIDVSTCADAACVSQQVERAGVHPDYVYVPTDGYTVRGMETDPAPGLYASLVAAEDYTLVFENDGVAIFRVTDAASADSLAATQSPPLLGPSGGAAIDHHGTERETATVRAPYDRN, from the coding sequence ATGGCCACCGACAAACGGACGTTCGAGATCGCACGCCCAGACTCCCTCGACGCGGACGGATACGTCTGGCTCCTACCAGCCGTACTCGCGGGGAGTCTCGTCCACCTCATCTACCTCGGAACCCACCCCTACCCGGCGTTCGGTGCTGGCCTGTTCTTGCTGATGGCAGAACAGGTGAGCCACCACGGCTACGCGCTGCCGTCAGCCATCCCTCACTACGCGAGTTCGATTCCGTTCGCGTATCCCCCGCTGATGTTCTACGTCGTCGCGGCGCTGCGAGACCTAACCGGGGCGGATCCGCTGTTCATCAGCCGCGTTCTCCCCGGCCTCGTCACGACCACCGCGCTCGTGCCCTGTTACCTGTTCGTCAGAGAACTCCTCGACTCCGGGCGCAAGGCCGGTCTCGCGACGTTCGTCGTCGCCGTCTCGCCGCCCATTCTCCAGTGGCACATCTCGGCCGGCGGTATCGTCCGGGCACCGGCGTTCTTGTTCCTCGTTTCCGGGCTGTACACCGGTCTGATGCTGTTCAAAACCCGTCGCCCGAAGTGGCTCGTGGCTTCGCTCGGCCTCTTTTCGCTCACGATTCTGACCCACCCCACCTACACGATATTCTTCGTTCTGAGCTATCTCTGTCTGTTCGCTGGATTCTCCCGGACCATCTCCGGGCTTCGGGACGGCGCCATCGTCGGCGTCGGCGGCCTCGTCCTCACCGTCCCGTGGTGGGGACAGGTACTAGCGACCCACGGCACGGCGGTGTTCTCGGGCGCCGCAGGTACCCACGGCGGCCTCGCCCAAAAAGTCCCGGCTGTGCTGAGTGACGTCGTCTCGACGCTGGTACCGGGCGGGCCCGCAATCTCGCGTGGCACCCACTCGGCGGAACTGGTCAGCATCCAGCCGTGGTTCGGCGACCTGAGCGTCGTTGGATTCCTGCAACTCGTCGGCGGCGTCGTCCTCTTCGTCGGCGCGGCCGCGTCACTCGTCATCGCCGACGAGGACACACAGTCGAAACTCGCCGCCTTCGTCTCCGCGCAAGTCGCCGCCACTCGCGGCGAATTTGCCAACCTTCCCGTCTTCGGTGACGGGTCCCATCCACGGGTGACCGCGTTCCTCCTCGGATGGCTTTTCCTGACCGTCACCGTCGTCTCGCAACACCGGTTTGCCTATCTGATTCACTCGATACTCGTTGCGATTCTCGTCTACGAGTACCTCCTTCCGACGCTCGACGACATCGCACCGCGACCCACGCGACAGCAGGTCGAATTCGGCGTCCTGCTCGTCCTCGCCGTCTCCTGTCTGAGCGTTGGCGGCCTCTACGCCGCGAGCCAACTCGATAGCCACGGAGGGAGTGCGTCGCTCCCCGAGTTTATCGACGACAGCGACGCGGCGGCGATGTCATGGGCGGCGGAGAACACGGACCCGTCGGCCCGATTCCTCGTGATGGGTGACGCAGCAGAGTGGTTCCCCCAATCCACCGACCGCGCCATCACGACCGGGCCGTGGGGCATCGAGTGGAAGGGTTCTGGCGCGTACAGCACGCAACTCGCCCAGTTCATCGACGTCTCGACGTGCGCCGACGCGGCGTGCGTGAGCCAGCAGGTCGAACGGGCGGGTGTCCACCCCGACTACGTCTACGTGCCGACTGACGGCTACACCGTCCGCGGCATGGAAACCGACCCAGCCCCCGGTCTGTACGCCTCGCTCGTCGCTGCTGAAGACTACACGCTGGTCTTCGAGAACGACGGCGTGGCGATTTTCCGGGTGACAGACGCCGCCAGCGCCGATTCGCTGGCCGCAACGCAGTCGCCACCGTTGCTCGGTCCCAGCGGTGGCGCTGCAATCGACCACCACGGGACCGAGAGAGAGACAGCAACTGTCAGAGCACCTTATGACCGCAACTAA
- a CDS encoding arylsulfotransferase (asst): MVFSVLLAVSVLTVGYGAATASNNGSFENHLNESGAPDMDAQIAPESDGITVVAADSNQWEGNPTEGHRATSELVAFNPDGTTLYFNGTHDRYWDVDPVPGTEATVEYAFSHHYENGGCPTEWDAASYGVDQETWDHYERVHGTEACTLNGVERVNLKTGEVTTVWTQFTPGKEASRYHDVDRLDENRLVVADIYLDRVFVVNTETNETEWTWNATEVHETSSGGPYPKDWTHINDVEILDDGRIMVDMRNHDEIIFLNDAGAIEDMTLGADDNHDILYEQHNPDYIPPNRGGPAVIVADSENNRVVEYQRENGEWKQTWLWQDARMQWPRDADRLPNGNTLITDSNADRVFEVDQRGNIVWSVNIAFPYEAERLGTGDESAGGESASALGLESHSSSMTGKALIGLKSLIPGKYLNGLIYITPVWMGFVEILGLLVGVLAGLAWAGAEVRWAIRDRRTERGHLSSE, encoded by the coding sequence ATGGTATTCTCCGTCCTGCTCGCAGTGTCGGTTCTCACTGTTGGATACGGAGCCGCAACGGCGTCGAACAACGGGTCGTTCGAAAACCACCTCAACGAGTCTGGCGCACCCGATATGGATGCGCAGATTGCCCCCGAGTCAGACGGCATCACCGTCGTCGCAGCGGACTCGAATCAGTGGGAGGGCAATCCCACCGAGGGCCACCGGGCAACTTCCGAACTGGTCGCGTTCAACCCCGACGGTACGACGCTGTACTTCAACGGTACCCACGACCGATACTGGGACGTAGACCCGGTTCCCGGCACCGAAGCGACAGTCGAGTACGCCTTCTCCCACCACTACGAAAACGGTGGCTGTCCGACCGAGTGGGACGCAGCGTCCTACGGCGTCGACCAGGAGACGTGGGACCACTACGAGCGCGTCCACGGAACCGAGGCGTGCACGCTGAACGGTGTCGAGCGGGTGAACCTCAAAACGGGCGAGGTGACCACCGTCTGGACGCAGTTCACGCCGGGCAAGGAGGCGTCGCGCTACCACGACGTCGACCGTCTCGACGAGAATCGACTCGTCGTCGCCGACATCTACCTAGACCGCGTGTTCGTTGTGAACACCGAGACCAACGAGACGGAGTGGACGTGGAACGCCACCGAGGTCCACGAGACGAGCTCCGGCGGTCCGTATCCGAAAGACTGGACCCACATCAACGATGTCGAAATCCTCGACGACGGCCGCATCATGGTCGACATGCGCAATCACGACGAAATCATCTTCCTGAACGACGCGGGCGCAATCGAGGACATGACGCTCGGTGCCGACGACAACCACGACATCCTCTACGAGCAACACAATCCCGACTACATCCCGCCGAATCGGGGCGGCCCTGCGGTAATCGTCGCCGACTCTGAGAACAACCGCGTCGTCGAGTATCAGCGCGAGAACGGCGAGTGGAAGCAGACGTGGCTGTGGCAGGACGCGCGGATGCAGTGGCCCCGCGACGCAGACCGCCTCCCGAACGGCAACACGCTGATTACTGACTCGAACGCGGACCGCGTCTTCGAAGTGGACCAGCGCGGGAACATCGTCTGGAGCGTAAACATCGCCTTCCCGTACGAGGCAGAACGCCTCGGAACCGGTGACGAGAGCGCGGGTGGGGAGAGCGCCAGCGCGCTCGGCCTCGAATCGCACTCCTCGTCGATGACCGGCAAGGCACTCATCGGCCTCAAGAGCCTGATTCCCGGCAAGTACCTCAACGGACTCATCTACATCACGCCGGTGTGGATGGGCTTCGTCGAAATCCTTGGCCTCCTCGTCGGCGTGCTCGCTGGCCTCGCGTGGGCGGGCGCGGAGGTCCGTTGGGCGATCCGTGACCGTCGAACTGAGCGCGGCCACCTTTCCTCCGAATAA